One Streptomyces sp. V4I8 genomic window carries:
- a CDS encoding SUKH-4 family immunity protein yields the protein MSTAPNADEVTAELALNRALRWIDRPRDTSAWLWIGERAGCGRTALLREVVARHPGAAYVDCAGKCAEEVARELATALGIPAPDSFKDNFATVARRISDGPVVVLANTQWAGRLRTSREPERVLDRVARALITFHPRGLRMRLLVEVDDAPGRAEELGGRHLTLQAGFQSTPPFTDPDEDAALSSALDALALAEHRFVPLPVWSLLCSALGQDLPESRLESLLDDPAAAEWIHRTDDGTGTPLIFFQQEAAARQLRTRMPAEEARSWHARAVTALSAADASEATRWYAYRALAGHAAAADQFNAFLDDTAAVAGVSHETLFEAFEAAFHARRIPQGSAGARLHYMARRGVQPSSQGEWLALLHLTLVQAGPTEEAAADLLVSAAGPGTLPWRTLWAKGVGAGVFSTDTVVRRPLVQALQITHTPTGDIVIARTGREHIGTWDLATGTPRPEPDETADTSSTTHANQGPKGWRPASALSGEVDLPRMPQYIRRGTRSGRHIALSTMDGVCVVEINQNAGHKNAPGLLKRLVATDTQLARAELPAKALAPTTDWLADIFGSAAVKRFPLETLPDPLSDSSARAFLSDVGFPCVTGLLELDTTDLEHTGLHPVAEPFGKPDETGTTYFSLGIWQGARLLLDGRDGRVLQDGWSGIEDELAGSSLPQFVAMVRLYYWWRASWWSIEDTETDLRHWLNLIDPQACQTQGWQRVFEDYNFDDRV from the coding sequence ATGAGCACCGCCCCGAACGCGGATGAAGTCACGGCAGAACTCGCTCTGAACCGTGCGCTGCGGTGGATCGACCGGCCTCGCGACACCAGTGCCTGGCTGTGGATCGGCGAGCGTGCGGGCTGCGGCAGAACGGCGCTGCTGCGCGAGGTCGTTGCCCGCCACCCGGGCGCGGCTTACGTCGACTGCGCCGGCAAGTGCGCGGAGGAGGTGGCCCGGGAGTTGGCGACGGCCCTTGGCATCCCCGCCCCGGACTCCTTCAAGGACAACTTCGCCACCGTGGCCCGCCGGATCAGCGACGGCCCCGTGGTCGTGCTCGCGAACACCCAGTGGGCGGGCCGGCTGCGTACCTCGCGCGAACCGGAGCGTGTCCTCGATCGGGTGGCACGGGCGCTGATCACGTTCCATCCGCGCGGGCTGCGGATGCGCCTGCTGGTCGAAGTCGACGATGCCCCGGGCAGGGCCGAAGAGTTGGGCGGGCGGCATCTGACCCTGCAAGCGGGCTTCCAGAGCACGCCCCCCTTCACGGACCCGGACGAGGACGCGGCCCTGTCGTCCGCCCTTGACGCGCTGGCGTTGGCCGAGCACCGCTTCGTTCCCCTGCCCGTGTGGTCCCTGCTCTGCTCCGCCCTCGGCCAGGACCTCCCCGAGTCCCGGCTGGAGTCGCTGCTCGACGACCCGGCGGCCGCGGAATGGATCCACCGGACGGACGACGGGACCGGCACTCCCCTCATCTTCTTCCAGCAGGAGGCAGCGGCCCGGCAACTGCGTACGCGGATGCCCGCCGAGGAGGCCAGGTCCTGGCACGCACGCGCAGTCACCGCGCTGTCGGCCGCAGACGCCTCCGAGGCGACACGCTGGTACGCCTACCGCGCGCTAGCCGGTCACGCAGCAGCAGCCGACCAGTTCAACGCGTTCCTCGATGACACCGCGGCAGTCGCCGGGGTCAGCCACGAGACACTCTTCGAAGCGTTCGAGGCCGCGTTCCATGCACGGCGCATCCCTCAGGGGAGCGCCGGGGCCCGCCTCCACTACATGGCGCGCCGTGGCGTTCAGCCCTCGTCACAGGGTGAGTGGCTGGCGCTTTTGCACCTGACCCTGGTGCAGGCCGGGCCGACGGAGGAAGCCGCCGCCGATCTGCTCGTGTCGGCGGCCGGCCCGGGCACCCTGCCCTGGCGGACCCTCTGGGCCAAAGGAGTCGGTGCCGGCGTGTTCAGCACAGACACAGTGGTCAGGCGCCCCCTCGTCCAGGCGCTCCAGATCACGCACACTCCGACCGGCGATATCGTCATAGCCCGCACCGGCCGCGAACACATCGGCACCTGGGACCTGGCCACGGGCACACCCCGCCCCGAGCCCGATGAGACCGCGGACACCTCCAGCACCACGCACGCGAACCAGGGGCCCAAAGGATGGCGCCCCGCCAGCGCCCTCAGCGGGGAAGTGGATCTGCCCCGCATGCCCCAGTACATCCGTCGAGGCACGCGCTCGGGCCGTCACATCGCTCTGTCCACCATGGACGGAGTCTGCGTGGTCGAGATCAACCAGAATGCCGGACACAAAAACGCACCAGGCCTCCTCAAGCGCCTGGTGGCCACCGACACGCAGCTCGCTCGGGCGGAACTGCCCGCCAAGGCTCTGGCCCCCACGACCGATTGGCTGGCGGACATCTTCGGATCCGCGGCGGTCAAACGGTTCCCCCTGGAGACCCTGCCGGACCCCCTCTCCGACAGCAGTGCACGCGCCTTCCTCTCCGACGTCGGCTTCCCCTGTGTCACCGGCCTCCTCGAACTCGACACCACCGACCTCGAGCACACCGGCCTGCACCCCGTTGCCGAACCCTTCGGCAAACCGGACGAGACCGGAACCACGTACTTCTCCCTCGGTATCTGGCAAGGCGCGCGACTCCTCCTCGACGGCCGCGACGGGCGCGTCCTGCAGGACGGCTGGTCAGGGATCGAGGACGAACTGGCCGGAAGCAGCCTCCCCCAGTTCGTCGCCATGGTCCGCCTCTACTACTGGTGGCGCGCCTCCTGGTGGTCGATCGAGGACACGGAGACGGACCTACGCCACTGGCTGAACCTCATCGACCCCCAGGCCTGCCAGACGCAGGGCTGGCAAAGGGTCTTCGAGGACTACAACTTCGACGACCGGGTCTGA
- a CDS encoding ATP-binding protein, with product MAGTNDGYAPHPYIGGRTAVLRALAAWRMAWPGTPRVLVLTGSPGSGRSHLITGFLMLCDPEYRKRLPLDDLDPSTVPPELPAPAVPGAAGLTAAQVVWLLADHFGLAADDVSDVFTELASLPSPVTVVVPDVDRAGPVRAAGEPDRLTREVLEPLAAVETVRLLAEMPRRLADEFAVGLPVGTVQVIDLDAPQWADPEGLVRQAEALLNPRLGAPELPFTTDSPTRRSVAEAIGHRAGTSALTVQLAVQSLLRSPAAFAPHDEALLPTSVGQALDLHARRHGADPQILRHLLAPLALAEGDGLPVDVWIRLVSALAGKDMSDVIESGRALTEPFIEALQPDPDAAHGGRSLLRLFHPAIGDEIRAGLPDVRAAQTQIAMALLEAVPEQDWSKADPYVRDHIASHTLEAGLLPQLLTDPGLFVHADPVPLRAAVEAVPIAELAAPARTYLRTAPVLTRTQAPVMRRAALLETAFVEDGLPDYAEAVRRRFGLGPA from the coding sequence ATGGCCGGCACAAACGATGGCTACGCACCGCATCCCTACATAGGCGGCCGCACGGCAGTGCTGCGTGCCCTCGCCGCCTGGCGGATGGCGTGGCCCGGTACCCCGCGCGTCCTGGTCCTGACGGGCTCCCCGGGCAGTGGGCGCTCGCATCTGATCACCGGGTTCCTGATGCTCTGCGACCCGGAGTACCGCAAGCGGCTCCCCCTGGACGACCTGGACCCTTCGACCGTGCCGCCCGAACTGCCCGCGCCCGCCGTGCCCGGGGCGGCCGGGTTGACCGCGGCCCAGGTCGTCTGGCTTCTCGCCGATCATTTCGGACTGGCGGCCGACGACGTGTCGGACGTGTTCACCGAGCTGGCCTCCCTCCCAAGCCCCGTGACCGTGGTCGTTCCGGATGTCGATCGGGCCGGACCGGTGCGTGCGGCGGGAGAACCGGACCGGCTGACGCGAGAGGTCCTCGAGCCGCTCGCCGCCGTCGAGACGGTCCGCCTGCTCGCGGAGATGCCTCGTCGGCTCGCGGACGAGTTCGCAGTCGGCCTTCCTGTGGGCACCGTCCAGGTCATCGATCTCGACGCACCGCAGTGGGCAGACCCCGAGGGCCTGGTACGGCAGGCCGAAGCACTGCTCAACCCGCGACTCGGCGCTCCGGAGCTGCCGTTCACCACCGACTCGCCGACGAGACGGTCCGTCGCCGAGGCCATCGGACACCGGGCCGGCACCAGTGCGTTGACCGTACAACTCGCCGTGCAGAGCCTCCTGAGAAGTCCGGCCGCCTTCGCCCCGCACGACGAGGCCCTCCTCCCCACATCCGTCGGCCAGGCACTCGACCTGCACGCCCGCCGCCACGGGGCGGACCCGCAGATCCTGCGTCACCTTCTGGCCCCTTTGGCCCTGGCGGAGGGCGACGGCCTGCCTGTCGATGTCTGGATACGACTCGTCAGCGCCCTCGCGGGCAAGGACATGAGCGACGTCATCGAGAGCGGCCGTGCGCTGACGGAACCGTTCATCGAGGCGCTTCAGCCCGACCCGGACGCGGCACACGGCGGGCGCAGCCTGCTTCGGCTGTTCCATCCGGCCATCGGCGACGAGATCCGCGCCGGCCTTCCCGACGTCCGCGCCGCCCAGACCCAGATCGCGATGGCGCTCCTGGAGGCCGTCCCGGAGCAGGACTGGAGCAAGGCCGACCCCTACGTACGCGACCACATCGCGAGCCACACCCTGGAGGCGGGGCTGCTGCCCCAACTCCTCACGGACCCGGGGTTGTTCGTCCACGCCGATCCGGTTCCGCTGCGTGCCGCAGTGGAGGCCGTACCGATCGCGGAACTCGCCGCACCCGCCCGTACGTACTTGCGTACGGCCCCCGTGCTGACCCGCACCCAGGCGCCCGTCATGCGGCGCGCCGCCCTGCTGGAGACCGCGTTCGTCGAGGACGGCCTCCCCGACTACGCCGAGGCGGTTCGCCGCCGGTTCGGCCTCGGCCCGGCCTGA
- a CDS encoding immunity 49 family protein → MQIPRHEIPTRNIASVLQSRGKRFWRDVEALQEEPSWFSNALASGIRILGLHCAVDPEADKLETWEACVTAMQVGSALFASAQATTDSIECRIDHKMRTVRAGALPRAHAGNWLNAFWLACVCREKKRMTELCQFPVSQLRQADGVLDEYIYNWVEALQAYWLKRPEFGDKLVAAVDGTDPDALRHAPRDSVLQIMYPPMNLLTQLARGDQDKFNAELAKAVEWHKGYWTSDGDRELNAEGFVALGPLAVSCLAVQAGFTITVESEYLPKHLLEGAWINEFPT, encoded by the coding sequence ATGCAGATTCCACGGCATGAAATCCCGACGCGAAATATCGCTTCGGTCCTGCAATCCAGGGGCAAACGCTTCTGGCGCGACGTGGAAGCCCTGCAGGAAGAACCGTCGTGGTTCTCGAACGCGCTGGCCTCCGGGATCAGGATTCTCGGCCTGCATTGTGCCGTGGACCCGGAGGCCGACAAACTCGAAACATGGGAAGCCTGCGTCACCGCCATGCAGGTCGGCTCCGCCCTCTTCGCATCGGCCCAGGCCACGACAGACAGCATCGAGTGCCGCATCGATCACAAGATGCGCACCGTCCGCGCCGGCGCCCTGCCCCGCGCCCACGCCGGCAACTGGCTCAACGCCTTCTGGCTCGCCTGCGTCTGCCGCGAGAAAAAGCGCATGACCGAACTCTGCCAGTTCCCCGTCTCACAACTTCGGCAAGCCGACGGAGTCCTCGACGAGTACATCTACAACTGGGTCGAAGCACTACAGGCATACTGGCTCAAGCGCCCTGAATTCGGCGACAAACTGGTTGCGGCGGTCGACGGGACCGACCCCGACGCCCTGCGCCATGCCCCGCGTGACAGCGTCCTCCAGATCATGTATCCCCCGATGAACCTCCTGACTCAACTGGCGCGCGGCGACCAGGACAAGTTCAACGCCGAACTGGCCAAGGCCGTGGAGTGGCACAAGGGTTACTGGACCAGCGACGGGGACCGCGAACTGAACGCCGAGGGTTTCGTGGCCCTGGGCCCGCTGGCCGTATCGTGCCTCGCTGTTCAGGCCGGCTTCACCATCACCGTCGAATCCGAATACCTCCCCAAGCACCTCCTCGAAGGCGCCTGGATCAACGAATTCCCCACATAG
- a CDS encoding toxin glutamine deamidase domain-containing protein produces the protein MMLPDELEWVLQMLGYKWPTANEDKLRDCATVWREFGEKVNELHTTANSAARQVTAHNAGESIDKFTKTYEKFDGGGGNDGYLRSAAEAAFLIANVLEACAYLVEFAKWAVIAQLIALAIQIAAAAAAAPFTFGLSSVAGMGATQAARLIIRRLLDELKQAMIEALIETLKEPAISAIEAIVTDLIRQTVNVGFGAQEGYDVGATLKAGGEAGLDALRQSPQTFAEGVRDSLGQKAGSRARHAVDSRIDGYDGASGSDFPGGDTGSDSSSGSESSDSSSPSSSSSNSSPSDSSSSSDSSSSDSDSSSSTRSSNGNIPGANIGSGISADTGGNDIPAPNIGAGPDSGSGPGSDSGNPSSSDSPYSRPSQSPSASLSDFDDPSPSGPSSNGSDSNGSSSTPSTSGPSHSGGGSPVSGLSSPSAQSAPTSGAPSSGGTSSSPGGGSIGTQIDGLAASAPTQSNAAPTPTADSSPSSSGGRSDGGGSGMPTSPTAPSTGGAVPGGHHSPGASGGGPSSATSPNPGSGPARNPSGGTPGTPSATGTGPASTPSSTSPTTPRSTPASTPGTSASTTGSGPASTPGPATPSTTPRTTPSQTPDPRTPGPDGRTPGTADSRVPNQNTPGTTSGDRTPPRNTPGTTPGDRTPGDRTPPRDNPGTTPGDRTPNRDNTGTTPGDRTSPRSNADSTGTRTPGQNPSPTTHSPASQNPGQTTPNQNPAQSSPSRTSSPSTNTPTTAPGSSPSNGTDRASTPPSNNAQSPSTQPGRAHTPGTSPSPSTPNQPSADTGTTPPSRPHQPAGNTPSTPPNPKANAPQQPAAQPHQTENARPDRDDRDRQHQQQVTAVPIHTVVTNPGSTPSHADPTPQNPGSPQANPNGPSNQNHPQQDSLDDIRSDLDHQPGGLSQPDPADQQALADAVPHNEDGTPERFPDPFGPWAQLQNDGGNTVPGRSNNCADCSRSFLETWYGNPQVSAPRTVDLDENGKHNPFTPEDNANANQIRWTGAAHTYAGPGGDPNTANTIASTLQQAGPGSAAIVQVDWPGGGGHAFNVVNHNGKIVWIDTQSGEVSDKPLHIDQAKHVWHIPLDADRNPIDTSKSDDKDTEDSEDSDSKSDESQNQDDDASQSENSENDGPPENSQNTQSDPSDDTPAQGDDTDPATDSAESATPPPPDSSNNADPTQPSTADPSTSKQEGTPEGQEPSQETSATPEQQSRPDEAARPDSTSEQRQSPTDTASDNGTPDKSTPLPRTETDSPNDPTTDRGTPQQNTTPGDPRTSIPHQQNADPRTSDPRTADPRTTDPRTSDPRTADPRTTDPRTSDPRTADPSTSDPRRDTPTQKRPEADEHPDSRRPDTTQRPDETHTDHADDPRSETPHKEPSETPDQTRPENSDQPPTDGHRDRPSEMNKDSTVPTRESLPDGKNADAAGYVKDSVNGKKPLYGDIAPENPQQTSQPTSPERPSAPADPAGNSSNDDVESRRKRDLDMLARANSKDPKDRAWFEKYYHPKSGYRRSVTAPAEDGRPVPQLHPTGDPDTPWMLANDAPDADPESYIDAGEHKGKREEKISKENLEKLDKYAEARRKAIAADRQPHLDRQAAKDAYEANKTPENLKKFQEADAKHSPLHGKMTRASEDYGEAVAEFHVMPQHFEDYNRVDDRAMGNNRFDQIWVDPSKNPPEFVVVEAKGSLEAGLGQRRGLPPEQSTDQSLSPGEPSQGQADGTQDEDQAGQDEPTPGVPKVRQGTRAYFETILQQMQDRADRNEMTAKTDAELEAAQAERALADALDDALKAKPSRVKYILVKGNSPTGAHEGYEMKQFDIRTEAEKQSDADSTA, from the coding sequence ATGATGTTGCCGGACGAGCTCGAGTGGGTTCTCCAGATGCTGGGCTACAAGTGGCCCACGGCGAACGAGGACAAGCTCAGAGACTGCGCCACCGTGTGGCGGGAGTTCGGCGAGAAGGTCAACGAGCTCCACACCACGGCGAACAGCGCCGCGCGGCAGGTCACCGCGCACAACGCCGGTGAATCGATTGACAAGTTCACCAAGACCTACGAGAAGTTCGACGGTGGCGGCGGCAACGACGGCTACCTCCGCAGCGCCGCCGAGGCCGCCTTCCTCATCGCGAACGTCCTTGAGGCCTGCGCCTACCTCGTCGAGTTCGCCAAGTGGGCGGTGATCGCCCAGCTCATCGCCCTGGCCATCCAGATCGCCGCCGCCGCTGCCGCCGCGCCCTTCACTTTCGGTCTGTCCTCGGTGGCGGGAATGGGCGCCACCCAGGCCGCCCGCCTCATCATTCGGCGCCTCCTGGACGAGCTCAAACAGGCGATGATCGAGGCGCTCATCGAGACGCTGAAGGAGCCCGCGATCTCGGCGATCGAGGCGATCGTCACCGACCTCATCCGCCAGACCGTGAACGTCGGCTTCGGCGCCCAGGAGGGCTACGACGTCGGCGCCACCCTCAAGGCCGGCGGCGAGGCAGGCCTTGACGCCCTCAGGCAGAGCCCGCAGACCTTCGCCGAGGGCGTGCGCGACAGCCTGGGCCAGAAGGCGGGCAGCCGGGCGCGGCATGCGGTCGACAGCCGGATCGACGGGTACGACGGGGCGTCAGGGTCGGACTTTCCGGGGGGCGACACCGGTAGCGACTCCAGCAGCGGGTCGGAGAGTTCCGACTCCTCTTCGCCCAGCTCCTCTTCGTCTAACTCCTCTCCGTCCGACTCCTCCTCGTCCTCCGATTCGAGTTCGTCGGACTCGGACTCCAGCTCCTCGACGCGTTCGAGCAACGGCAACATCCCCGGCGCGAACATAGGCAGCGGCATCTCCGCCGACACAGGCGGCAACGACATCCCGGCCCCCAACATCGGCGCGGGCCCCGACTCCGGCTCCGGGCCGGGATCCGACTCCGGGAATCCGTCCTCCTCGGACTCCCCGTACTCACGGCCGAGCCAATCTCCAAGCGCGTCGCTGTCGGACTTCGACGACCCCTCGCCCAGCGGGCCCTCGTCCAACGGCTCCGACTCCAACGGTTCGTCAAGTACTCCGAGTACGTCCGGTCCTTCGCACTCCGGTGGCGGCTCCCCCGTGTCCGGCCTGTCGTCCCCGAGTGCGCAGTCCGCGCCCACGTCCGGGGCCCCGTCGTCCGGGGGTACGTCTTCCTCGCCGGGGGGCGGCTCCATCGGCACCCAGATCGACGGGCTGGCCGCCAGCGCGCCCACGCAGTCCAACGCGGCGCCGACGCCGACGGCGGACTCGTCTCCCTCCAGTTCCGGGGGCCGGTCGGACGGCGGTGGCTCGGGTATGCCGACGTCGCCCACTGCGCCCTCCACCGGGGGTGCGGTACCGGGTGGGCACCACAGCCCGGGTGCCTCCGGTGGCGGTCCCTCCTCCGCCACGAGCCCGAATCCCGGCTCCGGCCCGGCGAGGAATCCTTCCGGTGGCACCCCGGGTACGCCCTCCGCCACGGGGACGGGGCCTGCTTCCACGCCGAGCTCCACGTCTCCTACGACGCCTCGGAGTACGCCTGCTTCGACGCCGGGTACCAGCGCGTCCACCACAGGGTCCGGGCCCGCCTCCACGCCGGGCCCTGCCACGCCCTCGACGACGCCACGGACAACCCCGTCGCAAACGCCGGATCCCCGAACACCCGGCCCCGACGGCCGTACTCCCGGTACGGCGGACAGTCGCGTCCCCAACCAGAACACTCCTGGCACGACGTCAGGGGACCGCACGCCGCCTCGGAACACCCCGGGCACCACGCCTGGCGACCGGACGCCCGGCGACCGGACTCCGCCCCGGGACAACCCGGGCACGACGCCGGGCGACCGCACCCCGAACCGGGACAACACCGGCACCACACCGGGCGACCGCACCTCGCCGCGTAGCAACGCGGACTCGACCGGCACCCGTACGCCCGGCCAGAACCCGAGCCCGACCACGCACTCGCCGGCGAGCCAGAACCCGGGTCAGACCACCCCGAACCAGAACCCGGCCCAGTCGTCGCCCTCCAGGACATCGTCCCCGTCCACCAACACCCCGACGACGGCGCCCGGCAGTTCCCCCAGCAACGGCACTGACCGAGCCTCGACGCCGCCGAGCAACAACGCCCAGAGCCCGTCGACCCAGCCCGGCCGCGCCCACACGCCCGGCACATCGCCCTCACCCAGCACCCCGAACCAGCCGAGCGCCGACACGGGCACCACGCCGCCGTCCCGGCCTCACCAGCCCGCGGGCAACACGCCCAGCACTCCGCCGAACCCCAAGGCGAACGCCCCGCAGCAGCCGGCCGCGCAGCCCCACCAGACGGAGAACGCGCGCCCCGACCGGGATGACCGGGATCGGCAGCACCAGCAGCAAGTGACGGCAGTCCCGATCCACACGGTCGTCACCAACCCGGGTTCCACACCGTCACACGCGGACCCCACGCCCCAGAACCCGGGCTCGCCCCAAGCGAATCCCAACGGCCCCAGCAACCAGAACCACCCCCAGCAGGACAGCCTCGACGACATCCGCTCCGACCTGGACCACCAGCCGGGCGGCCTGTCCCAGCCCGACCCCGCCGACCAGCAGGCCCTGGCCGACGCCGTCCCGCACAACGAAGACGGCACCCCGGAACGCTTCCCCGACCCGTTCGGCCCCTGGGCCCAACTCCAGAACGACGGCGGCAACACGGTCCCGGGACGCAGCAACAACTGCGCCGACTGTTCCCGCTCCTTCCTGGAGACCTGGTACGGAAACCCCCAGGTCTCCGCCCCCCGAACCGTCGACCTGGACGAGAACGGCAAGCACAACCCGTTCACCCCCGAGGACAACGCGAACGCCAACCAGATCCGCTGGACCGGCGCCGCCCACACCTACGCGGGCCCCGGCGGCGACCCCAACACCGCCAACACCATCGCCTCCACCCTTCAGCAGGCCGGACCCGGCTCGGCGGCCATCGTCCAGGTCGACTGGCCCGGCGGAGGCGGCCACGCCTTCAACGTCGTCAACCACAACGGCAAGATCGTGTGGATCGACACCCAGAGCGGAGAGGTCAGCGACAAGCCCCTCCACATCGACCAGGCCAAGCATGTCTGGCACATCCCGCTGGACGCCGACCGGAATCCCATCGACACCAGCAAGTCCGACGACAAGGACACTGAGGACTCCGAGGACTCCGACAGCAAGAGTGACGAGTCGCAGAACCAGGACGACGACGCCTCGCAGTCGGAGAACTCCGAGAACGACGGGCCACCGGAGAACAGCCAGAACACGCAGAGCGACCCTTCGGACGACACACCGGCTCAGGGCGACGACACCGACCCGGCGACCGACTCCGCCGAGTCGGCAACCCCGCCGCCCCCGGACTCATCGAACAACGCGGACCCGACACAGCCATCGACAGCCGACCCGAGCACGTCCAAGCAGGAGGGCACGCCCGAGGGGCAAGAGCCGTCCCAGGAGACATCGGCCACCCCGGAGCAGCAGTCACGCCCCGACGAGGCGGCACGCCCCGACTCGACGTCGGAACAGCGGCAGTCGCCCACCGACACGGCTTCCGACAATGGCACACCGGACAAGAGCACGCCTCTTCCCCGGACTGAGACCGACAGCCCGAACGACCCCACGACCGACCGGGGCACACCTCAGCAGAACACCACGCCCGGGGACCCGCGTACATCCATCCCGCACCAGCAGAATGCGGACCCGCGTACGTCCGACCCACGCACAGCGGACCCCCGCACCACGGACCCGCGTACGTCCGACCCACGCACAGCGGACCCCCGCACCACGGACCCGCGTACGTCCGACCCACGCACAGCGGACCCGTCTACGTCGGACCCGCGCCGGGACACCCCCACGCAGAAGAGGCCGGAGGCCGACGAGCACCCCGACAGCCGACGCCCTGACACCACACAGCGGCCGGACGAGACCCACACCGATCATGCCGATGATCCGCGGTCGGAGACCCCGCACAAGGAGCCGTCGGAGACCCCGGACCAAACACGTCCTGAAAACTCGGACCAGCCGCCGACGGACGGCCACCGCGACCGCCCGAGCGAGATGAACAAGGACTCCACGGTCCCCACGCGCGAGAGCCTGCCGGATGGCAAGAACGCCGACGCGGCCGGTTACGTCAAGGACTCCGTCAACGGGAAGAAGCCGCTGTACGGCGACATCGCCCCCGAGAACCCGCAGCAGACCTCCCAGCCGACGAGTCCCGAGCGGCCCTCCGCTCCGGCAGATCCGGCAGGCAATTCTTCGAACGACGACGTGGAAAGCCGTCGGAAGCGCGATCTGGACATGCTCGCGCGCGCCAATTCAAAGGATCCGAAGGACAGGGCCTGGTTCGAGAAGTACTACCACCCGAAGAGCGGCTACCGCCGGAGCGTGACAGCACCAGCCGAGGACGGCCGTCCGGTCCCCCAGCTGCATCCCACCGGCGATCCCGACACTCCCTGGATGCTGGCCAACGACGCACCGGACGCCGATCCCGAGTCGTACATCGACGCGGGCGAGCACAAGGGTAAGCGTGAAGAGAAGATCTCCAAGGAGAACCTGGAAAAGCTCGACAAGTACGCCGAGGCCCGCCGGAAGGCCATCGCCGCGGACCGGCAGCCGCACCTGGACCGGCAAGCGGCCAAGGACGCCTACGAGGCGAACAAGACTCCCGAGAACCTGAAGAAGTTCCAGGAAGCCGACGCGAAGCACAGCCCTCTCCACGGAAAGATGACGCGGGCGAGCGAGGACTACGGCGAGGCCGTCGCCGAGTTCCATGTGATGCCCCAGCACTTCGAGGACTACAACCGCGTCGACGACCGGGCCATGGGCAACAACCGGTTCGACCAGATCTGGGTGGACCCGAGCAAGAACCCACCGGAGTTCGTGGTGGTGGAAGCCAAGGGCTCCCTGGAGGCCGGTCTCGGTCAACGCCGGGGTCTCCCGCCGGAGCAGAGCACGGACCAGTCCCTCTCACCGGGCGAACCCAGCCAAGGGCAGGCTGACGGTACGCAGGACGAGGACCAGGCGGGCCAGGATGAGCCGACCCCTGGCGTGCCGAAGGTCCGGCAGGGCACCCGCGCGTACTTTGAGACGATCCTGCAGCAGATGCAGGATCGCGCGGACCGGAACGAGATGACGGCCAAGACCGACGCCGAGCTGGAGGCCGCCCAGGCGGAGCGGGCACTGGCAGACGCCCTTGACGACGCCCTGAAGGCAAAGCCGTCTCGAGTCAAGTACATACTCGTCAAGGGGAACTCTCCGACCGGTGCGCACGAGGGCTACGAGATGAAGCAGTTCGACATCAGAACAGAAGCGGAGAAGCAAAGCGATGCAGATTCCACGGCATGA
- a CDS encoding DUF397 domain-containing protein yields the protein MTEATEPQNNEVGTQAEDTKARKERERDELYALDISGVEWHCAPGTEAHEERVEIAYLPEGAVAMRSSLDPGTVLRYTEAEWRAFVLGARDGEFDLEPAPHNGGVVAE from the coding sequence ATGACCGAGGCTACCGAGCCACAGAACAACGAGGTCGGGACTCAGGCCGAGGACACCAAGGCGCGCAAGGAGCGGGAGCGGGACGAGCTCTACGCCCTCGACATCTCCGGGGTCGAGTGGCATTGCGCGCCCGGTACCGAGGCGCACGAGGAGCGAGTCGAGATCGCGTACCTGCCGGAGGGCGCGGTGGCCATGCGGTCGTCCCTGGATCCCGGCACCGTGCTGCGGTACACCGAGGCGGAGTGGCGGGCGTTCGTTCTCGGGGCGCGGGACGGGGAGTTCGATCTGGAGCCGGCTCCGCACAATGGTGGGGTGGTGGCGGAGTAG